In Mycolicibacterium gadium, the genomic window GATTGAATGTCGGGGCGTCTGGCCATCGTGGGCCGATTCTACGGGCGCGACGTGCCGCCAATGGAGCTATGCCAGGTCCCAGATGTGAACAGTGGATCCACCGGCGAGTTCGCCGATTTCCTCATCGATCTCCAACAGACAGTTCGCCGACGCGAGCCAGCGCAGGTGGTGTGACGCGGGCGGTCCGTAACTGGTGACCGTGCCCGCTGCCGAATCGAACACTCCGCGGCGGAATTGCCGCTTCCCCCGCGGTGACGTGAGGTCCTCGGTCAGGACGGCGGTACGCCGCGGCCGATCGGGATGGGGCAGCCCCATCGCACTTCGCACCGGAGCGCGCAGGAACACCTCGAAAGACACCAGCGCGCTGACCGGGTTGCCCGGCAGCGTGATGATCGGCGTGCCGTCCACGACGCCAGAGCCCTGTGGCATGCCGGGCTGCATCGCGACCTTGACGAACTCCACCCCGCCGGCCAGGCCCGATGTCGCCGACCCTCCGGCTCCGAGCGCGTCCTTGACGACCTCATAGGCGCCGGCGCTCACCCCGCCCGTCGTGATGATGAGGTCGGCGTCGCGCATGTGACGGGTCAGCGCGTCGCGAAACGCGGCGACGTCGTCTCCGGTCGTCGGTGACGCGACCACCTCGGCCCCGGCCTCGCGCAACGCCGCGGCCAGCATCACCGCGTTGGATTCGTAGATCTGTCCAGGCTGCAGTGGCGTGCCGGGCGGTACGAGTTCGGATCCGGTCGACATCACCAGCACCCGCTGCCTTGGAATGACCGTCAGCTCACCCAATCCGAGCGCCGCGGCCAGCCCCACCGCCGCGGGGGTGATGACCTGCCCTGCCCGCAGCACGGTGGTGCCCGAGGTGACGTCCTCGCCCGCACGTCGAATGTGTTGGCCGGGTTTGGCACTCGCGCGGATCTCGACGGTGTCGGTCGCGGCGTTGGTGGCCTCGACCGGCACCACAGCGGTAGCGCCCTGTGGCAGCGGTGCGCCGGTCATGATCCGGTGTGCGGTCCCCGATGTGAGGGTGAGCGGGTCGGTGCGGCCGGCCGGAATGTCCTCGGCGACCGGCAGCAGCACGGGCCGTTCCGCCGTGGCGGTCGAGATGTCCTCGGCCACAACGGCATAGCCGTCCATTGCGGAGTTGTCGAAACCGGGCAGCGACAGCGGCGCCACCACGTCATCGGCCAGAACCAGCCCCAGCGAGTCGGCGAGCGCGACGGTGATCGGCGTCCGGCGGCGGATCAGACCGGCGACGACACGCTGATGCTCCTCGACGGACCGCATCAGACTCCGAAAATCACGCCGGTCAGTTCCTCGGACACCGTCCACAACCGACGCTGGATCGCCTCGTCGTGTGATTGTGCGCTCGAGGCAACCACTTTGGGGTTTCCCTTCGCCTCGCCGATGCCGTCAGGGCCGTAATACTGGCCGCCCTGTGCGCCCGGATCGGTGGCGGCGCGAAGGGTCGGCAACGCGCCCATCTCAGCGGGTTGGGCCACGACCTTCCACAGCGAATCCGGGATGAAGCCCGGCAGGTGCCGCATGAGTTCGGTGTCGGAGAAGCCAGGGTGCGCGGCGAGCGCGACGGTTGGGGCGCCCTTGGCCGCGAGCCGACGCTGCAACTCGTAGGTGAACATCAGGTTGGCGAGCTTGGACTGACCGTAGGCCTTGACGCGGTTGTAACTGCGCTCCCAGTTCAGGTCGTCGAAACGGATCTTCGCCATGATCCGGTGACCGACGCTGCTGACCGTCACCACGCGAGAACCGTCGACTCCGATCAGGTTGTCGAGCAACAGGCCGGTGAGCGCGAAGTGGCCGAGGTGGTTGGTGCCGAATTGCATTTCGAAGCCATCGCTGGTGGCTTCGCGGGACGGCACGTACATCACGCCCGCGTTGTTGATGAGCAGGTCGATGCGCGGATAAGCCGACCGCATTTCCTCGGCGGCCTTGCGGGTGTTGTCCAGCGACGACAGGTCGAGTTCCTGCAGGGTGACCTGGGCATTGGGGTGTGTGCCCTGGATGCGCTGCAGGGCCTCGTTGCCCTTGTCGAGGTTGCGCACCGCCATGACGACATGCGCACCCTTGCCGGCGAGGAGGGCCG contains:
- the moeA gene encoding molybdopterin molybdotransferase MoeA, with the protein product MRSVEEHQRVVAGLIRRRTPITVALADSLGLVLADDVVAPLSLPGFDNSAMDGYAVVAEDISTATAERPVLLPVAEDIPAGRTDPLTLTSGTAHRIMTGAPLPQGATAVVPVEATNAATDTVEIRASAKPGQHIRRAGEDVTSGTTVLRAGQVITPAAVGLAAALGLGELTVIPRQRVLVMSTGSELVPPGTPLQPGQIYESNAVMLAAALREAGAEVVASPTTGDDVAAFRDALTRHMRDADLIITTGGVSAGAYEVVKDALGAGGSATSGLAGGVEFVKVAMQPGMPQGSGVVDGTPIITLPGNPVSALVSFEVFLRAPVRSAMGLPHPDRPRRTAVLTEDLTSPRGKRQFRRGVFDSAAGTVTSYGPPASHHLRWLASANCLLEIDEEIGELAGGSTVHIWDLA
- a CDS encoding SDR family NAD(P)-dependent oxidoreductase; amino-acid sequence: MSAKWTAADIPDQSGRVAIVTGANSGLGYDTAALLAGKGAHVVMAVRNLDKGNEALQRIQGTHPNAQVTLQELDLSSLDNTRKAAEEMRSAYPRIDLLINNAGVMYVPSREATSDGFEMQFGTNHLGHFALTGLLLDNLIGVDGSRVVTVSSVGHRIMAKIRFDDLNWERSYNRVKAYGQSKLANLMFTYELQRRLAAKGAPTVALAAHPGFSDTELMRHLPGFIPDSLWKVVAQPAEMGALPTLRAATDPGAQGGQYYGPDGIGEAKGNPKVVASSAQSHDEAIQRRLWTVSEELTGVIFGV